The following are encoded in a window of Scophthalmus maximus strain ysfricsl-2021 chromosome 6, ASM2237912v1, whole genome shotgun sequence genomic DNA:
- the LOC118309199 gene encoding protein shisa-4, with amino-acid sequence MVSTVASSLVCILCATRLPAVWADDCSSYWDGGGLYHDTRPCGTWYCCGDCNKKYCCFGQNKRLTQEKQEGCVVRSGKVKNVLVPYIVGGIFACVFPIVLCVGLIICFVCPCCVVYKKCRRRRNQQVAINTTTVINAPQQPLSPQPSHPGYQPVPVLHGYGGQPTPTAPPHSYPEATDPAHCPFPFPLGQQMNPLQTPGQSCLPPTYSELEQPPYNPSYGPNP; translated from the exons ATGGTTTCAACCGTCGCGTCCAGTCTcgtgtgtattttgtgtgccACCCGGCTCCCGGCTGTATGGG cCGATGACTGCAGCAGCTACTGGGACGGCGGTGGTTTGTACCATGATACGCGGCCATGTGGCACGTGGTACTGCTGTGGAGACTGCAACAAGAAATACTGCTGCTTTGGACAGAATAAACGTCTCAcccaagaaaaacaagaaggcTGTGTTGTGAG GTCGGGCAAAGTGAAAAACGTCCTAGTTCCTTATATTGTGGGAGGCATCTTTGCATGTGTCTTTCCCATTGTCCTCTGCGTGGGTCTTATCATCTGCTTTGTGTGTCCCTGCTGCGTGGTTTACAAGAAGTGTCGAAGAAGACGCAACCAACAAG TTGCGATAAACACAACCACTGTAATCAACGCGCCCCAGCAGCCACTCTCGCCTCAGCCGTCCCACCCAGGCTACCAGCCTGTGCCTGTCCTGCACGGATACGGAGGCCAACCCACACCCACAGCACCACCACACTCGTACCCGGAAGCGA CTGATCCAGCTCACTGTCCATTTCCATTCCCTCTGGGGCAGCAGATGAACCCCCTCCAGACTCCCGGCCAGTCCTGTCTCCCACCAACATATTCAGAACTCGAACAGCCGCCCTACAACCCATCATATGGCCCAAACCCCTGA